From Plasmodium brasilianum strain Bolivian I chromosome Unknown PB_00_03, whole genome shotgun sequence, a single genomic window includes:
- a CDS encoding STP1 protein has protein sequence MEKCLPKYLRVYGRTYYRYYGDIYFRRVVHHIRDKINDFILKKDKEPLKDICLYLSNYLINNKNPPKYYASQRELWERSLNEWLNPYYKKLNGLGECPLIMNTNDLEILKLKYEVDEFCKERNRHLTEIRLSQGNPKSNSNYSSKCDSYNEWIDGKENYFTTKKKLFENCYEREKTQKGRRKTCNITDPKTFNKLPNCRSTVQKESGQLPSQENKSLPEVPKKESEKTFILEDQKQKPSPDILETEPQPESQSQPQHEVHSALEKEIDKEPQIISPVRSSPESSSIKTKDVQEDPGQHIQSKLSESPKSIVSTESQTSLKSITLLTNLDVSGTRTDYQNIRLSSGSSNFPDNAMPSKILGQAENPTVAHKSTILISLYALIGIFKKKKNIKRKQVRFLRILLPSLSDKKNKYLTRFQTESTLYDDEEIIKKLKIHEHNTIKNTNILKRKKERFKTIIEVHMEVLEEFRNEEWEHKKKEFLHLCLELFAKAEYSTDRNLTNEELIMENTKSINNIEKQKILWNKWVKEHSNISEKLKKTNWFNNLKHEWKNEKDSIKNSVQLKMNFSNENQKFSFLEKEKDLWKKWISKKHMIIEQYLQQKWFDEFTQEFLNMSDEYVNEESKNNISLLNSEELQSKECYEELYSYIKKKLIAKMCILVFMMVLEDCKTEDFIKNEESHLDNSINDWKTDSNLGRKSDAPKQVIHVNATALEHRKNGQIRAQIGQKSFRQEIEEWIKEDDTGANYIYNENSVELSY, from the exons ATGGAAAAATGTTTACCTAAG TATTTGAGGGTTTATGGCAGGACCTATTACAGATATTATggtgatatatattttagaagGGTTGTACATCATATTAgagataaaattaatgacTTTATTCTTAAGAAAGATAAAGAACCATTAAAGGATATATGCCTATATTTGTCTAATTATCTAATTAACAATAAGAATCCACCAAAATACTATGCATCACAAAGAGAATTATGGGAAAGATCATTAAATGAATGGTTAAATCCTTATTATAAAAAGCTGAATGGACTAGGAGAATGCCCCCTGATTATGAATACAAATGatttagaaattttaaaattaaaatatgaagtaGATGAATTCTGTAAAGAAAGAAATAGGCACCTGACTGAAATAAGGCTGTCACAAGGAAACCCTAAGTCTAATAGTAATTATTCAAGTAAATGTGACTCATATAATGAATGGATTGatggaaaagaaaattatttcacgacaaaaaaaaaactcttTGAAAATTGTtatgaaagagaaaaaacgCAAAAAGGTCGAAGAAAAACATGCAATATAACGGATCCCAAAACTTTTAACAAACTACCTAATTGCAGATCTACCGTTCAAAAAGAATCTGGACAACTTCCATCtcaagaaaataaaagtttacCAGAAGTGCCGAAAAAAGAAAGcgaaaaaacatttatactTGAAGATCAAAAGCAAAAACCCTCACCTGATATACTCGAAACTGAACCTCAACCTGAATCTCAATCACAACCTCAACATGAAGTTCATAGTGCCCTCGAAAAAGAAATTGACAAGGAACCTCAAATTATATCCCCAGTAAGATCTTCACCTGAATCATCATCTATTAAAACTAAAGATGTTCAAGAAGATCCTGGACAGCATATACAATCAAAATTATCAGAATCTCCTAAAAGTATTGTTTCTACAGAATCGCAAACATCTCTTAAATCTATAACTTTGCTTACAAATCTTGACGTCTCAGGAACTCGAACCGATTATCAAAATATTCGATTATCATCTGGAAGTTCAAATTTTCCTGATAACGCTATGCCCTCTAAAATTTTAG gTCAGGCAGAAAATCCAACTGTTGCCCACAAATCAACTATCTTAATAAGtctt TATGCTTTAATAgggatatttaaaaaaaagaaaaacataaaaagaaaacaagtGAGATTTCTTAGAATACTGCTACCTTCTCTTTctgacaaaaaaaacaaatatttaacaCGTTTTCAAACAGAAAGCACATTATATGATGATGaagaaatcataaaaaaattaaaaatacatgaacataacactataaaaaatacaaatatattaaagagaaaaaaagaaagattcAAAACTATTATAGAAGTACATATGGAAGTACTGGAAGAATTCAGAAATGAAGAATGggaacacaaaaaaaaagaatttttacatttatgcCTAGAACTGTTCGCAAAAGCGGAATATAGCACAGATCGCAATTTGACTAATGAAGAACTGATAATGGAAAATACTAAAAgcattaataatattgaaaaacaaaaaattctATGGAATAAATGGGTAAAAGAACATAGTAATATTtctgaaaaattgaaaaaaaccAATTGgtttaataatttgaaacATGAAtggaaaaacgaaaaagattccataaaaaatagtgtacaattaaaaatgaatttttcaaatgaaaatcaaaaattttcatttttagaaaaagaaaaagatttatggaaaaaatggataTCAAAAAAGCATATGATTATAGAACAATATTTGCAACAAAAATGGTTTGATGAATTTACACAAGAATTTCTCAATATGTCAGATGAGTATGTAAATgaagaaagtaaaaataacatttcaCTATTAAATTCAGAAGAATTACAGAGTAAAGAATGCtatgaagaattatatagttatataaaaaaaaaattaattgcaAAAATGTGCATACTAGTATTTATGATGGTATTAGAAGATTGCAAAACAGaagattttataaaaaatgaggaaTCACATTTGGATAATTCCATAAATGATTGGAAAACAGATTCAAATTTAGGGAGAAAATCAGATGCTCCAAAACAAGTAATTCATGTTAATGCAACTGCTTTAGAACATAGAAAAAATGGGCAAATTCGTGCTCAAATAGGGCAGAAAAGTTTTAGACAGGAAATAGAAGAATGGATAAAAGAAGATGATACAGGGgcaaattacatatataatgagAACAGTGTAGAATTATCCTATTAA
- a CDS encoding PIR protein, whose protein sequence is MTSRYTKENENSVTLLLKYRKEFDEAITDIKNEKSGELAENPGRKCSSIADGDFIQPCQDIEFDNFNGSNVLSNISSCNPIKKCYNLYNNKYRECEGKESNDFCEELNNFKKAYEEKMRTFTRMKSWLSNQLIRKKIIVHNEVQEGKR, encoded by the exons atGACCTCTAGATATACAaaggaaaat gaAAATTCCGTGACAttattacttaaatatagaaaGGAATTTGATGAAGCTATCAcagatattaaaaatgaaaaaagtggGGAACTTGCTGAAAATCCTGGAAGGAAATGTTCTTCAATTGCTGACGGTGATTTCATTCAACCATGCCAAGATATTG AATTTGACAACTTTAATGGTAGCAACGTTTTATCTAATATTAGCAGTTGTAAtcctattaaaaaatgttataacctttataataataaatatagggAATGTGAAGGGAAGGAGAGCAACGATTTTTGTGaggaattaaataattttaagaaagcatatgaagaaaaaatgcGAACT TTTACTCGAATGAAATCATGGTTAAGTAATCaattaataaggaaaaaaataattgtacaCAACGAAGTCCAGGAGGGAAAAAGataa
- a CDS encoding uncharacterized protein (Plasmodium exported protein) — MEKKFKLFFFIKIVVIIFLIWIYRFNSEVCNFCEYLDEKDVIDEKLYTRNNRLLAEYKKEKCSNIVWTKEDILNNGDYEKKHICRNGTISKGKNKLPKVCTSNSLGDYKQTEKSKSSEYNKVNTYNRKKMLDKIYYKNVIEYSKNADFCFIKKFIQRKNKAIFALYIFHLVVGVLHVLLFYYLMNSEKTVVYIMKMLIPLYILWFIILVRFFYNLRETEKYKKLLHLKCKMNYTE, encoded by the exons atggaaaagaaatttaagctatttttttttattaaaattgtggtaattatctttttaatatgGATATATCGTTTTAATAGCGAAGtg TGTAACTTTTGTGAATATTTGGATGAGAAGGACGTTAttgatgaaaaattatatacaagaAATAATCGCTTATTAGCAGagtataaaaaggaaaagtgTTCAAATATCGTATGGACAAAAGAAGATATTCTAAATAATGGAGATTACGAAAAGAAACATATATGCAGGAATGGAACAATAtccaaaggaaaaaataaattgccAAAAGTGTGTACATCAAATAGTTTAGGAGACTATAAACAAACAGAGAAAAGTAAATCTTCTGAATATAATAAGGTTAATACCTATAATAGGAAGAAAATGTtagacaaaatatattataaaaatgtaattgaatatagtaaaaatgctgatttttgttttataaaaaaatttatacaaagaaaaaataaagcaatttTTGCTTTATATATCTTCCATTTAGTAGTTGGAGTATTACAtgttctattattttattatcttatGAATAGCGAAAAAACTGTAGTATACATTATGAAAATGCTTAtaccattatatatattatggtttataattttagtaAGGTTTTTTTACAACTTAAgagaaacagaaaaatataaaaaattattacatttaaaatgtaaaatgaattataccGAATAA
- a CDS encoding uncharacterized protein (Plasmodium exported protein) — translation MKENFKPFFFIKILLFTLLIWIYHYKNNCICAKTMDKKNNLDSYSSLRTNRLLSESSLDVISTGYRSGDKGYYKLMDEKADTYKIDKDSKSRKNIIKEILLKAEERNNLFKKRKYSSFNILDLFLEKDIFKELDSVDKINYNKKIDKQTASLMKRRKTSLGYIRIFLILLIIFILLCLSYVFVCLCCGKLILGYEGIHYTSNKTENFKIKNGGSLKICNNIFNSTNKKDIQYGIK, via the exons atgaaagaaaattttaagccctttttttttattaaaatattgttatttacCCTTTTAATTTGGatatatcattataaaaataat tgTATATGTGCAAAAACTATggataaaaagaataatctAGATAGCTATTCAAGTTTAAGAACTAATAGACTACTATCAGAGAGTTCATTGGATGTTATATCTACCGGATATCGATCAGGTGACAAAGGTTATTACAAATTAATGGATGAAAAGGCggatacatataaaattgaCAAGGACTCTAAGTCAcgaaagaatataataaaagaaattttattaaaggCAGAGGAAAGGAATAACTTATTtaagaaaaggaaatattcttcgtttaatatattagattTATTTCTTGAAAAGGATATATTCAAAGAATTAGATTCCgtagataaaattaattataataagaaaattgaTAAACAGACTGCAAGCTTAATGAAGCGAAGGAAGACATCTTTAGGATATATTCggatttttttaattcttttgataattttcatattattgtGTTTGTCATatgtttttgtttgtttatgtTGTGGCAAATTGATTTTAGGCTATGAAG GTATTCATTATACTTCTAATAAGACtgaaaatttcaaaataaaaaatggaggtagtttaaaaatatgtaataatatttttaattctactAATAAGAAAGACATTCAATATGGAATAAAATGA
- a CDS encoding uncharacterized protein (Plasmodium exported protein): MDKNCKLLLFINICTFILLPWICNFNSVMGNFNKYIYENQNSDRTLGAKTYRLLAKNIKEKRSNIVWVNEEIPYNTTYKKSNKCNNKRVSKGKNKQIKKGSINNGESSEVSRRREPSLYTKRNPYTKEKMVNKIFYKNYVRRAANSDFKFLKRSLRIKNDGVCVLSLFYIIIGAIYTYLVCSYKDLNSNMWFIPVIVILIIFWFVILAETFYLIRKYVQHEKLIHIKSDIYHTAYPSLREPLYYKS; encoded by the exons atggacAAAAACTGTAagttactattatttattaatatttgtacTTTTATCCTTTTACCATGGATATGCAATTTTAACAGTGTTATG ggtaattttaataaatatatatatgagaacCAGAACAGTGATAGAACGTTAGGTGCAAAAACATATAGATTGCtagcaaaaaatattaaggaaAAGCGTTCAAATATTGTATGGGTAAACGAGGAGATACCATATAACACAACttacaaaaaaagtaataaatgcAATAACAAAAGAGTAtccaaaggaaaaaataaacagatAAAAAAAGGTTCAATAAATAATGGAGAAAGCTCAGAAGTATCTAGAAGAAGAGAACCTTCTCTATACACGAAAAGGAATCCATAtactaaagaaaaaatggtaaacaaaatattttataaaaattatgttagaCGTGCTGCAAATTCGGactttaaatttttgaaaagaagcctacgaataaaaaatgatggaGTTTGCGTTTTATCTTTgttctatataataattggcgcaatttatacatatttagtATGTTCCTATAAGGACTTAAATAGCAACATGTGGTTTATCCCAGTAattgtaatattaattatattctgGTTTGTAATTTTAGCAGAGACTTTTTATCTAATTAGAAAATATGTACAACATGAAAagttaatacatataaaaagtgATATTTATCATACGGCATATCCTTCATTACGTGAACCACTTTATTATAAAAGTTAA
- a CDS encoding fam-l protein, producing the protein MEQKTKTFLLFNIVEIILLSWVLHFNSDVGMFDIPLNKYCNRTKELEARNNRLLGGYKYNIDSKVIFTKEEMPNIGLTNKKDICSSEEEVESKMNKSNECSQSITRSRKKDMNKKSCTFETKKYSHLEKKIFKELDYENFLKKNRTITDKMYKKIMLKKYRLRITLPILFFSLFLIILLVDLSWGLIDGNKGLWDALGVSTYLKTLADGPLKSFLEKLKKFQELWKPAFNTASSTVSEINVLWHLFGILIYFIPFVILGFTLILGIIYYHKKVKKYEKIKFRKR; encoded by the exons AtggaacaaaaaacaaagaccttcttactttttaatattgttgAGATTATCCTATTATCTTGGGTGCTTCATTTTAACAGTGATGtt ggaATGTTTGACATACCATTGAATAAGTATTGCAATCGTACGAAAGAATTAGAAGCAAGAAATAATCGATTGCTAGGAGgatataagtataatatcGATTCAAAggttatatttacaaaagaaGAGATGCCAAATATTGGTTTGACCaacaaaaaagatatatgtaGCAGTGAGGAAGAGGTGGAAagcaaaatgaataaatcaAATGAATGTTCACAAAGTATAACAAGAAGTCgtaaaaaagatatgaaTAAAAAGTCTTGTACATTTGAGaccaaaaaatattcccatttggaaaaaaaaatattcaaggAACTCGATTATGagaattttcttaaaaaaaacagaacaaTTACTGATAagatgtacaaaaaaataatgcttaAAAAATACAGATTACGAATTACTTTacctatattatttttttcactgtttttaataatactCTTAGTAGATTTATCATGGGGTTTGATTGATGGGAATAAGGGGTTATGGGATGCATTAGGGGTTTCTACCTATTTAAAAACCTTGGCTGATGGTCCTCTGAAAagttttttagaaaaattgaaaaaattccAGGAGCTTTGGAAACCTGCTTTTAATACAGCATCGAGTACAGTTAGTGAAATAAACGTATTATGGCATTTATTTGgtattctaatatatttcataccGTTCGTTATATTGGGTTTCACATTAATATTAGggattatttattatcataaaaaagttaaaaaatatgaaaaaatcaAGTTCAGAAAAAGGTAA